The following proteins come from a genomic window of Prionailurus viverrinus isolate Anna chromosome D1, UM_Priviv_1.0, whole genome shotgun sequence:
- the CD1H11orf96 gene encoding uncharacterized protein C11orf96 homolog has protein sequence MAAAKPGELMGICSSYQAVMPHFVCLADEFPQPVRPAKLSKGKGRLRRPRQSRFKTQPVTFDEIQEVEEEGVSPMEEEKAKKSFLQSLECLRRSTQSLSLQREQLSSCKLRNSLDSSDSDSAL, from the coding sequence ATGGCGGCCGCCAAGCCCGGCGAGCTGATGGGCATCTGCTCCAGCTACCAGGCGGTGATGCCGCACTTCGTGTGCCTGGCGGACGAGTTCCCGCAGCCCGTGCGGCCCGCCAAGCTGTCCAAGGGCAAGGGCCGGCTGCGGCGGCCGCGCCAGTCCCGCTTCAAAACGCAGCCGGTGACCTTCGACGAGAtccaggaggtggaggaggaaggggtgtcCCCCATGGAGGAGGAAAAGGCCAAGAAGTCGTTCCTGCAGAGCCTGGAGTGCCTGCGCCGCAGCACGCAGAGCCTGTCGCTGCAGAGGGAGCAGCTCAGCAGCTGCAAACTGAGGAACAGCCTGGACTCCAGCGACTCCGACTCGGCCCTGTGA